The window gtacttaacccggtattagatgcaaactctatgaatcgagtgaagtcaaagctctcgaaaaattgtgaaagaaatagagttctcgtacgaactcttttaggctcaaaattacctcacaaaatttcgggttgATTGTGTACGTTTAAGTTCTCgccaaattttcaactatcccatTTTTATTGCCTTTGTAAATTTTATTATGGAGATAACCTTTGGGTTGGGACTCAATGCTTTTTTTTAGTACGAACCTAGGATTTGCATAAACTCCCTaacttcaaaaccaagactaaaatttctcaattGAACCATTCCTTTGTGTTCCGACGCTTTTAGATTTAAcgacaaataacagaactttaattaatttccgagggaggtagtgtgtcgggatagatttaagaatcaataaatttatttaattattttggtgtttaattgatttttatttttgtttttattagtgcaaaccaaactaagagtgcggggttgcacgaccctccgcgttattaaaatgacgtctattccaagggcgtcgcaaaagaaaagaaagaacaaaaacaaaaataaagatggtttttaaattaaaaataggaCCCATGAATgtcaggtcctacgcgaggcgtgcccaaggGGGCGTCCCGCGTAGGAGGTGCGTTTTAGCTCttttttgggcagagactcaaatacgcgggacgtaccatgaaggacgccctgcgtgtttgagtttctgggcGAATTATACATGAAAAATGGtgaccacgcggggcgtaaaagggagTACGCCCGGCGTGGTCGTTATTTATGGCacagaaattgagaaaaataaacACGAAACGTAAATGGaaatcataaatatattaatttagaaagggaaatacaataaaaacagaaaaaggtGACAAAAATAACAAAGAACACACCTAAAACGAAACGGATTAAAATAAACAcgaaaaagaaaatacaaaacaaaggaaaacataaaaaaaatgggagctatggttgaggcggaggaggatttccgtggatgttgaagtgggtgtAGAAGGCGTTGGTGAAGGCATCGAAGCTGGCCCTATCCGCTTGCCTTTGAACCTCGGAGGCATCGAGGCGAGCATCGAGGGAGTCGAAGCGAGAGTCAAAATGGGCCCGATCacgacgttggttatcctccaaaatatccaaccgagcataaagAGATTTGAAGTCGTGGAGGGGTCTGAAATTGAGGCCCATGCTCGAGTCCGAGTCTCCTTGCTCGTTGGCGTGGGCCGCCCTCGAAGTCTCACCCGGGCCGGAGGTGGAATGCTTAAGAGATTTAAATGCATTATGGTCCAAAGGCCGAGGCAAAAGGCTTGGGAGGCGATCAAGGGCAGTCTCGCCGAGAGCGGTGGAGGCGAAGGTGGTGATGAGGTGACCAAACCCGAGCTTGGCACGCCTCCGAATAGGCATGGAGTGGAGATGAACGGCCACAAGGTAGGCGAGATCGTAGGCGATCCCATTGGCACAAAAATAGAGGGCCAAAAGCTCATGcttgttgaccttggtggatTCGGCCTTCCCCAAaaagtagaaggagatgaagcggtggaggagTTGGAGGATCGGGTCTCGAATGCAAGCGGGTCGAAGGTTGGAGATATCGTAATCATCAGACCCGGTAATTGAGGACCAAAACTCTTGGGCAGAGACACCCTCGGGCCAATGAGCAACGCCGGCTTTCGCTTGGTGAGTGAAATGGTTGCGAAGCCATTGACTGTCAATAGAGAAGGGgcggttgtgaaggcggaaTGTGAAGAGGGCAGCTCCGGGCACCCCATTGGAGGtaagggtggtgtagaactcgaTCACGAGGGAAGGGTAGACATGTGGGCGGGCACAAAAATGCTCGTACCACCCTAGGGCACGGAGGCGAGCCTCAAAGGAGCTTCCGAGATCATAGTGGTCGAGCGTGCTGCGCTGGATATAGGGAAGTTCCTTGACAGTGGCAGCACAAAGGGTTTGGTAGTTTTCGGCCTCCTCCTcggttaggagatgaaaaggagCCCGGTGTTGGCGGGTGAGTGGTGGAGTCTCTTCCCGttcgggtggtggtggtggttgttGATTTTAGGCGGAGCGGGAGGAGCAGGCACGAGTGGCCCGTAGGGGACGGTCGGCAGCGGGACGTTTGCTTCATGCCATAATGgtattaatggagaattgagagAAAGTAGAAGAAGAGTAGGGGGAGTTTGAGTAagttgtgaggaagaagaaggagaaaaaggaGGGATTTATATAGGGGAggagtggggaatccaagtaaaactcggattcccaggggatacgcgaggcgtgaaggggccacgccacgcgtatcccacctcctgaCCGTTATTAATTGCAAAAGTGGTAAGGTACGTGGGGCGTGAAAGGGAGCACACCTCGCGTAGTACATCTCCTGCCCCTTTTTGATGGGAAAAAGGGgaaggacgcggggcgtacatgcgggtacgccccgcgtaaacgaTGGAAGTTGAAGAattttttttcggtttttagtggttttttgaatttttatgggtttcaattaatgtttttatgatttgttaagtctttttaatgtttttatgttgttttaaattataattaagagggtagttaagataaaatttattttggagGGAGGTTGAAgagatttgaatttgaaaaggtggGGTGTGATTGGGGAGAAGatgaggtggagtgtggaagtgggagAGATATATGGGGAAGAGGGAAGAGTGATGGGAGAGGTGGAAGATGGAAAAGGGGGaaagctgccatggggagttgcaattcgcaactcccctaggatacgcgaggcgtgccctagggcacgtcccgcgtgtcctACCACGTGGCTTTTATTCTGAGGCATTTAACTTCCaaactttacgcggggcgtggtagaGTAAACGCCCCGCGTATCATGCCTTCTACCGCGAGAAAAGAGATCAGATACGCGGATGCGCGGGGCGTATAGGtgtgtacgccctgcgtggctTATTTTCTTTTGGATTAAaggtgggatttgtttttcttttgatttttattgaatGGGAAAACgaaatgcgaaaaataaaagttgggaaagaaaactcccttattcgagctcgggttgcctcccaagaagcgctacgttatagtcggtgagctcgacttagcatttcctcctaggtgtatgcttccactcgcgttagaaatgcaaactcttgaataaacaatccgtacctacaaaacagattgttagcttcaaaaaaatttaacaaaaaccaaaaactatatttacaaaaattattgaagagtttagtttgctccctttttgactcctttggtagttcaaaaagagtgaaatttttcgaggtagaaggaacctcaaactcttctaatTGTGGATTCATTTCCATGGGCCCGTAcacaaccggctcatcgatTAGGATTTCCGGTTCCTCGCAGTTGAGACAGCCTACATAATTTGGGGACTCCTCTTGAGAGaactcaattaactcgagctcTACATTTTGATCAACCGGATTGGCGTCTCTAATTGATTCGCCCGCGGTTGAATCGATACGAGACGTCAATCTAGCGActtgatttcccaaatccctgcaatatgccttattgttagataatctcacttgaatatctttaagcatagagattaccacatcgaattgcgaggttGAGTGTTGGTGTGGACATTCGTCATCCATGAGGTCGTCCCACAGACGACGACTATGaggcatcataccatgaaacaaatcattagtaacaataagaaacaaaatagaTTATTCACAACGAGAAAGTAATATCTACAAAAATAATgcctagactaacaataaaacgtttttgtctaatattataagaaattataaatccccggcaacggcgccaaaaacttgatggcgtAAGTTCTAGTAGCGTTCTTTTCAACGACGAAATATATAttacgataagtgcgttacgactatggatgtgatctttataaatacTCTAACTCTAttagacgccactacttaggggcaagtgtaccccatcgtatcaagtcataatccggttaagaccgggtatcgaatccacgggatttataactacaagtattagacgattcggttttatatgttatctaagcggtgaatactttaggttggtttgagggataactacaaactactcctaaactattggtgagacagatttatgtaacggaaaactccacggaatgatatgggtgacgataagttataaatataataagcaataactccgaatatattcggttgacaatttactcttgcaaagacgactacgtgtacttcgaccgacccgtgaagtatttagactacgtggttcctagtcaaggcgtgtctaatgctggggatcagaaattagggctcgtaagttccgtggtttgtcaattcctacggtttccggagcgtcacttccggtaaggcaacacctatatgaatccctaaagatagcccgaatggcgtcggaaatcgcgttcccctacacaataatcaattacgagtatcaaaacaagcaataaacattaacacatttatagaaacggaaattgcaaatcatatattataaatatggaaagcgtaaatgtggaatacaaccaagcctagtacataggaagagtgcaagctaattagcaagtaaagagggaagaatcggccctcagaactagctaaccggactcaaggccgtctcttaggtcttggaggtggaactcttgaGCTGGGTGGATGAGGATGGAATGGAGCTTTGACGGAATGACGGATTaaatgaacaagctctcaaggtggtagagttttattacataaaaactgaatctaaaactaTATATGAAAATCTGTATCTAAAAAGTATATGAGAAGAAGTAtctctaaatgagtgctagtcactcttatttatacacatcaagctaggggtagaattgtaatttcacaaggtgcaagcatggagaaACATCATTTTCTGCAGAATTCcaatgatacgcctcgcgtatggtagGGAACGCCTTGCGTAGTTGCCCATTCCGTCaaaaatctcctgcatgtggccCTAAAtcggatcttgttgtctcaaccacgccccgcgtatagtgatatacgccgcgcgtgtttgagctcctggcaTTTTATTGCTCGAATTACACcatgtacgccctgcgtatcctggaacacgcctcgcgtaccgatagttgacttaggagacaatgcagtctgactttcaggattgggcttatcatttctgacacatgtcacacgcctcgcgtatggtggtatacgcctcgcgtatgggtGACTAGATTCCACATGGTGCatgtggataaggcaattatttctgaccagatgtttcacgcctcgcgtatatTGGTGGTATTTCACTCCTTGCTTGTACCTGAAacacaattctcgagagccgagttagcttggcgtttttatttctaattaactcaaaaatagggaaaattaactgagtacggaatttatttttagttcgttattttatttaaaacactctattttttgcaattaaacttatttatttcatttaaaactaaaccgtaaatcacgctaaaagataggggtaaaatgcCCCTATCATATATCCTTCCTTGTGAAGGAAAGAAAGCTTGGAAAGTGTACTCCTTGGAAATGAAGTAATCTCTAGGATCTGCCTCCGTATTCATTCAGCATATGCCATCAGGTGCACATGTTCTTCATCTTGCTCACATCTGAAGATGATCCGCCAGAATTCCAGATGGGGTGAGATCCGCTAGACTGGATGTCCGCATCACTTTAACAACTCGATGGATAAAGCTGTCTCGATGGAGAAACTTGTTGGTTGGGTGAGGCCACGTGATGGTTGGGTGGAAATAAACATGGATGGCTCTAGGCTTAAGTCCGAAAAAATTGCAGTAGGTGGGGCTATTCGTGATGTGTCTAAAGGCCGGTTGCTAGCTTTATTCATAACATTGGCTTGTGGTCGTCCTTTGATGCTTATGTGGGGGATTTATATTGGTATTGGTTTTGCTGCTAGCCTTGATATATCGAAGCTTTGGCCCTAGTCGAACAATTAAGAAGTTATTAACTGTCTAACTGCTTTTAGTTATTCTCGTGTTGTCTCTAGTTTTTTGATTTTCTGTATTCAAAGATATTCCTCAACTTTTCAACAAATTCAGTTCTACAATATTTTTTTGGGAACAAAACAGAGTGGCACACAAGCTCGCATCGGAAACCCAAAGCCCCCCCCTCGATGTCACCAAACTTGAAATCCCCTTAGAGACCTATTCATCAGTTGATCTTTGAAGATAACATTAGGGTTGCTTTTTCCTAGGTTTACCTCATGGCTCAGTTTCTATCCTTTTTATATTGGATTGTTTTCTTTGTTCATTGTTTTGCTTTCTTTTTGTTACCAAAAAAACATTACGAGCattgataaaaataatctaaataattgGATTattcaacaaaagaaaaaattcataaacaataactatatatatatatatatatatatatatatatatatatatatatatatatatataaataaaaatgtcttattattattattagtatgtAACATAGATTTACAAATAAAAGTTTAACATATTTTTTACTTTAAGCAAACTTGAAGTCATTGTTATCAATGTTATGAGAACCGGACAGTACATCAAACTGAATTGATAACTGGGTTACAGGTCATTTGGTCGGATCAGATGGTTCAGATTAGTCGAACCAGATGAtgtaataactaaataaataatatttatatatattaaatatataatttatttaaaatttatttttataaattatatatatccaaaataagttataaacaacttttggtttgttatttttttgtcaACTTAAGTCTTAAAGGAtaaatgaagtttagaacaACTTGAAATATGTGAATATATTCTATGCCATGAAATCTTTTTAACAacatattataaactcaaaacgaaCAAgcgatgaatgagaaattgatgctcaaagtgaGCCACTTGAAATGGTTTAGAAGAAGAGAAAATGAAATTAAGCATTCTCATCCCACATAAGAAAGAAATGAGAATCTTAGCTAATTTATAAGTAAATAGCTTTTACAAGCCTTTAACTAATTACTAGGAAAAAATGTTCTCTCATGTATAGGGGGTGCAGTTGATTAACCATCAGGTTAGGAGCAAACCCGCATGACGTGGGCGATATGAATGCCACAACGAAATAAGGTCCCTTAGACCGCACACTTTtgctattatttttaattataatgtgtatttatttattttaaaatttgttaCATACCGGAGGTCACACGGTTCCCAATCGTACCACTAGGTCCCGGTTCAATCCCGAGTCTCTCTGGTTTGTTGAGCATTCAACAAATCGGAGAAGTTCGGACTGACTACTTGGCCAGTACACAGGTTGAGCGATCGGTCCAATTCAAGTCTGATAACACTATTTATTATACGTACTCGAGTTTGTGGGAAGGTAATAGAATAAGTTAGATTAGTAACAtggtaaaattataattaaatattttagtcAGGGCCGGTTAGTATATAAATAGTTAGTAGTTGTAGGGTTAaggtaatttttgaaatttcttcCTGTGAGTCTCTACTAATTGTAGCTTTTTTTACCACTTTCATTTTGTAAAGAAACCAATAAATTAACTACCggtatcataattttttttcaaaattcaaaTGAAACCGTTAGCTAAATGATTTTCAATCGGTGGATATGCTATGGGCTTTTGAAAATTTtaggaaattttttaaaaaatggttCCTCTgtgtttttaaaattttaatttaactttaacctttaactatttatttttggACTCATTAATTAAATCTTACATTGCCAAATTAGTTAATAGTTAACTAATTTTTTAcagtttaaaattatatttttttacagtTTAAATTAGGATTTTTACAGATGCTTTATAATTACATCATAGTTTGAATTATagtttttacagtttgaaattataaatttaaccaTAAAGTTTCCAAGCAAGATCCTTACGTttctgaaaattaaaaaaactaggttgactgttatttaatgtCACATCAAACATTTCAATCAAGTTTGAAGATAAATTGAAatagttttatatgtttttggttaattatttgtaactatattataaacacaataaaaaaattagacattttaacaatatttatttttgtgaTCAACTTATACGTGACAAATATTAGTATGTTAATCTGTTTTGTTGTAATTGTATTACTaacatattaatatattttagacaTGATTGAAGTTTAGAATGTCAAAAGTGAACGGtttaataaaagttaaaaaagtcttttcaaattttcggtgaCGTTaggctaaaattgatttttcttaaaaacgttaagtttaaattTATCCTAACTAAATAACCACTttctaaaattaaataataaaatttaaagattAATGTTTGAagttaaatcaaaattattaaaattatatgcatattttgaaatttttctttaaattttttgagaaaGGCCATAGATGAGCTGTTATAGACCACGGATAGATTAAATTTTGTTATATAACTGAAACCGGTAGACAAGTTACCGGTtttagttgaatttttttttttaaaaaaacaaaattatgaAACCGGTATATAAATTAAGACAAATTACCGGTTTCACTCGTAGTGGTAATATATGCTaaattagaataaggattaaatttaattatatagcTGAAACCGGTAGCTATCGGGTTTAgttgaaatttttaaaaaaaaaaaattatgaaaccgGTATCTACTAGTTTCTCTATAAAATAAAACCAATAGAAAAACTACCGGTTTCACTCGTAGCGGTaatatgttaatttttttttgaaagaaaaaattataaaaccgATAAAACTACCGGTTTCACTCGTAGCGGTAATATGTTAAATTAAAACCCTAATAAGgattaaatttcattatataaTTGAAACCGGTAGACTAGCTACCAGTTTTAGttgaatttctttttaaaaaaaattatgaaaccaCTATCCTAGTttctcaataaaataaaaactggtAGAAAAACTACTGGTTTCACTCGTAGTGGTAATATGCTAATTTCCTAATAAAGATTAATTTCATTATATAACTGAAACCGGTAGACTAGCTACCGgttttagttgattttttttaaaaaaaaaattataaaaactgGTAGATACTAGTTTCTCTATAAAATAAAACTGGTAGAAAAACTACCGATTTCACTCGTAGTGGTAATATACTAAATTAGAACCTTAATAAGGATTAAATTTCCTTATATAACTGAAACCGGTAGACTAGCTACCGgttttagttgatttttttttataaataaaattataaaaccgATATCTACCAGTTTCTCTGTAATAAAACCGGTAGAAAAACTACCGGTTTCACTCGTAGTGGTAATATACTAAATTAGAACCTTAATAAGGATTAAATTTCCTTATATAACTGAAACCGGTAGACTAGCTACCGgttttagttgattttttttttgtataaataaaattataaaaccgGTATCTACCAGTTTCTCTATAATAAAACCGGTAGAAAAACTACCGGTTTCACTTGTAGTGGTAATATGCTAAATTCCTAATAAAGATTGAATTTCATTATATAACTAAAACCGGTAAACTAGCTATCAGTTTTAgttgaatttttaaaaaaaaaaataaattattaaactaTTATCTGCTAGTTTCTCTATAAAATAAAACCAGTAGAAAAACTACCGGTTTCACTCGTAATGGTAATATATTAGATTAGAACCCTAATAAGGATTAAATTTCCTTATATAACTGAAACCAATACACTAGTTATTGGTTTtagttgaatttttttagaaaaaaatttaTGAAACCGATATTTATTGATTTCTCTATAAAATAAAACCGGTAGAAAAAATACCGGTTTCACTTGTAATGATAATATGCTAAATTTCTAATAaagattaaattttattatataattgaaACCAGTAAACTAGCTACCGAttttgttgaattttttttaaaaaaaattataaaaccgGTATCTACCAACTTCTCTATAAAATAAAACCGATAGCTACCGGTtttagttgaatttttttttttcaattatgaAACCGGTATATACTAGTTTCTCTATAAAATAAAACCGGTAGAATCGGGTTTCACTCATTGTGGTAATATGTTAAATTAAAACCCTAATAAGGATTAAATTCTTATAAGGCCCAATAGAGGCAAAATCCTCTGCATTTTCTGTTTGTTCTTCAGATTCATTCCTCTTCTTCAATCAACATGTCTGGGTTGCCTGAAGGTTGCTTAGCAAACATATTATCGTTTACAAATCCTAAAACCGCTTGTGTTCTATCAGCAGTTTCTTCCGCGTTCAAGAATGCCGCCGAATCTGACACCGTTTGGGAGAAATTCTTGCCATCTGATTATCAGATGATTCTCTCCGGTTCCAATTCTCCGGTGCTGTCGTTGTTGCCGAAGAAACAGCTATTTCTCAGTCTCTGTAACAATCCAATTCTCATCGACAATGGAAGAAAGGTATCAATCTCGTAAACTCCTTAATTCACAGAtactgaaattgaaattgaaactgaaattgaaTTTTGAAAAATCAGAGTTTCTCACTGGCGAAATGGAGTGGAAAGAAATGCTTCATGCTTTCTGCAAGAGATCTTCAGATTGTTTGGGGAGATTATTCGCCACACTGGAAATGGACTTCCGATCCTAACTCCAGGTTGGATTTCAATCTGACTGATCCCAATTTTTCTTGTTTGTGATAACTAAAATAATGGCAGTTCCTTCAAATTAACCAGATTTGAAGAGGTGGCGGGGCTTGTAAACGTATCCCGGCTCGAAATCAACGGAAAAATCGATACGAATCGGTTATCGACCTCGACAATGTACACAGCATTTCTCGTGTTCAAGCTCCACGAAAGGGCTTATGGATTAAATTCGCCAGTTGCAGCGATGCTAGGGATTGATGGAGAAGAATTAAGCTGTCGGAATGTTTATTTGGACGGGAGAACAGGATTCAGGCGGCAGCTAAGGCGGACTATGTATGGAGACACGGAGTCGCTGGTATTTGTGGCGCGCAGAGATATTTGCCGCCGGCGATTGCCGAACGAGAGAGAAGACGGGTGGCTGGAGGTTGAATTGGGTCAGTTCTTTAACGCAGAAGGAACAAATGGCGAACTGGGAATTCATGTTAAAAGTGTTGAAAGTCAATGGAAAGGTGGGCTTCTTGTTGAAGGAATAGAGATTAGGCCTTCTTGACGAATAATTTGGggacatttttattttctacaaATAATTTGGGGATCTTTAATAATTAGTTTTGGGAGAACTATGTTGTAATTTTGATTGGTTGTTAAAATCagacttattaaatttaagctaTTGATTTAAATCTCCGGTTTAGATCTAAAATGGTAAAGCACCAAAAAAAAAGCTTTAAAGTTTTTGAGCAAGGGTCAATTTAGTCTCAACTTATATCATTTTAGATTTAATGTTTGTGAAATGTAAATGATACCTGATACAGTAATAATTAATTGGGCCTGAACATTCAGGCATCGACTTAAGGCCCGAATCTAGCATTTGAGTCTAGGCTCCTCAAGCCCATGGATGTTCGGATATACGGATACTTTATAATGAAGAAAGTCCCATTGGATGCTGCCTAAGTGAATACGTGGATCAATAATCGTCCTAGATCTCAAAGGCATGCTTCTCAACTCTCATTTAGTATGGAACGAGAAGATAGGGTCTGAAGCCCAATTAGAAGTCGTCACGTGTAAAAATACACAAACTCTGTGTAAGTAACAAAATTGCCTATAAATATTTTGGGAATCACAGTTTCAAGTACGTAATTCCTAACATTTTCTCTCCTATTCAACTGCTTTTAAATTTTCTTCATACTTCCTCAAGTACCATTCTAACTTAGTTATTGGAGAGGGCTTGTCGGAACTCCGACCCCTTTTCTAATAGTTTATTGTCATCTTGGGTCATCGGAAACGGTTAGAAAGTGGATTTCAGTAAGGAAGACATCAATACCAATTTAGCTTCTATTACCCCAGGTTAAATTGTTACCATTTCACATTAAGACTAAAATAacactattttatattttaagattaaattgatacttacttctctttaaaaaaaattgaaattattttggTATTTATGTATTacccataataataataataatatataataaaaaaattaaaattaaatattaatttagtatATGGAATTGTTTTAAAGGAAAATATAAATCACACCAACAAATGAAAGGGGAgactaaaatgaaattgaaaagtACAAGAGTCAAAttggaattatatatatatatatatatatgggtgagatccagcgtgacaagggcttaagttgtgacaatgaacttattgtgtgacataacaaaactacgtaattttgatgataattaaaaagggaaggtggcaaattggtaaataaaatgaaagagatgatagggaaaattgttttatttcttttctttaaaatacatttttccgacatctctaacatcgtttttcgaaaatttttatattattagactcgtctaaattagacggtcattttaagatccctgaagttcaagtaaaaaaatctccggtgaacggaatccgggtgggcgttttccggcaagAAACAAAGTGttcagaaaattctcaaaaaattacagaaaatgtaaaatattattctaagaaactttaattctttggtcgaagcaggatttcttacggtttagtcccaataaaatattttccttaattttatccattttacatgcttcaacaatttgttgggactataccgtaagaaatcccatttcgacccaagaattaaagtttcttagaataatgttttacattttctaaaaGTTTTTAAGAATTTTTTGGGCAatttttttctcgccagaaaacgcctatccggattccg of the Euphorbia lathyris chromosome 7, ddEupLath1.1, whole genome shotgun sequence genome contains:
- the LOC136201452 gene encoding putative F-box protein PP2-B12; translation: MSGLPEGCLANILSFTNPKTACVLSAVSSAFKNAAESDTVWEKFLPSDYQMILSGSNSPVLSLLPKKQLFLSLCNNPILIDNGRKSFSLAKWSGKKCFMLSARDLQIVWGDYSPHWKWTSDPNSRFEEVAGLVNVSRLEINGKIDTNRLSTSTMYTAFLVFKLHERAYGLNSPVAAMLGIDGEELSCRNVYLDGRTGFRRQLRRTMYGDTESLVFVARRDICRRRLPNEREDGWLEVELGQFFNAEGTNGELGIHVKSVESQWKGGLLVEGIEIRPS